The genomic region NNNNNNNNNNNNNNNNNNNNNNNNNNNNNNNNNNNNNNNNNNNNNNNNNNNNNNNNNNNNNNNNNNNNNNNNNNNNNNNNNNNNNNNNNNNNNNNNNNNNNNNNNNNNNNNNNNNNNNNNNNNNNNNNNNNNNNNNNNNNNNNNNNNNNNNNNNNNNNNNNNNNNNNNNNNNNNNNNNNNNNNNNNNNNNNNNNNNNNNNNNNNNNNNNNNNNNNNNNNNNNNNNNNNNNNNNNNNNNNNNNNNNNNNNNNNNNNNNNNNNNNNNNNNNNNNNNNNNNNNNNNNNNNNNNNNNNNNNNNNNNNNNNNNNNNNNNNNNNNNNNNNNNNNNNNNNNNNNNNNNNNNNNNNNNNNNNNNNNNNNNNNNNNNNNNNNNNNNNNNNNNNNNNNNNNNNNNNNNNNNNNNNNNNNNNNNNNNNNNNNNNNNNNNNNNNNNNNNNNNNNNNNNNNNNNNNNNNNNNNNNNNNNNNNNNNNNNNNNNNNNNNNNNNNNNNNNNNNNNNNNNNNNNNNNNNNNNNNNNNNNNNNNNNNNNNNNNNNNNNNNNNNNNNNNNNNNNNNNNNNNNNNNNNNNNNNNNNNNNNNNNNNNNNNNNNNNNNNNNNNNNNNNNNNNNNNNNNNNNNNNNNNNNNNNNNNNNNNNNNNNNNNNNNNNNNNNNNNNNNNNNNNNNNNNNNNNNNNNNNNNNNNNNNNNNNNNNNNNNNNNNNNNNNNNNNNNNNNNNNNNNNNNNNNNNNNNNNNNNNNNNNNNNNNNNNNNNNNNNNNNNNNNNNNNNNNNNNNNNNNNNNNNNNNNNNNNNNNNNNNNNNNNNNNNNNNNNNNNNNNNNNNNNNNNNNNNNNNNNNNNNNNNNNNNNNNNNNNNNNNNNNNNNNNNNNNNNNNNNNNNNNNNNNNNNNNNNNNNNNNNNNNNNNNNNNNNNNNNNNNNNNNNNNNNNNNNNNNNNNNNNNNNNNNNNNNNNNNNNNNNNNNNNNNNNNNNNNNNNNNNNNNNNNNNNNNNNNNNNNNNNNNNNNNNNNNNNNNNNNNNNNNNNNNNNNNNNNNNNNNNNNNNNNNNNNNNNNNNNNNNNNNNNNNNNNNNNNNNNNNNNNNNNNNNNNNNNNNNNNNNNNNNNNNNNNNNNNNNNNNNNNNNNNNNNNNNNNNNNNNNNNNNNNNNNNNNNNNNNNNNNNNNNNNNNNNNNNNNNNNNNNNNNNNNNNNNNNNNNNNNNNNNNNNNNNNNNNNNNNNNNNNNNNNNNNNNNNNNNNNNNNNNNNNNNNNNNNNNNNNNNNNNNNNNNNNNNNNNNNNNNNNNNNNNNNNNNNNNNNNNNNNNNNNNNNNNNNNNNNNNNNNNNNNNNNNNNNNNNNNNNNNNNNNNNNNNNNNNNNNNNNNNNNNNNNNNNNNNNNNNNNNNNNNNNNNNNNNNNNNNNNNNNNNNNNNNNNNNNNNNNNNNNNNNNNNNNNNNNNNNNNNNNNNNNNNNNNNNNNNNNNNNNNNNNNNNNNNNNNNNNNNNNNNNNNNNNNNNNNNNNNNNNNNNNNNNNNNNNNNNNNNNNNNNNNNNNNNNNNNNNNNNNNNNNNNNNNNNNNNNNNNNNNNNNNNNNNNNNNNNNNNNNNNNNNNNNNNNNNNNNNNNNNNNNNNNNNNNNNNNNNNNNNNNNNNNNNNNNNNNNNNNNNNNNNNNNNNNNNNNNNNNNNNNNNNNNNNNNNNNNNNNNNNNNNNNNNNNNNNNNNNNNNNNNNNNNNNNNNNNNNNNNNNNNNNNNNNNNNNNNNNNNNNNNNNNNNNNNNNNNNNNNNNNNNNNNNNNNNNNNNNNNNNNNNNNNNNNNNNNNNNNNNNNNNNNNNNNNNNNNNNNNNNNNNNNNNNNNNNNNNNNNNNNNNNNNNNNNNNNNNNNNNNNNNNNNNNNNNNNNNNNNNNNNNNNNNNNNNNNNNNNNNNNNNNNNNNNNNNNNNNNNNNNNNNNNNNNNNNNNNNNNNNNNNNNNNNNNNNNNNNNNNNNNNNNNNNNNNNNNNNNNNNNNNNNNNNNNNNNNNNNNNNNNNNNNNNNNNNNNNNNNNNNNNNNNNNNNNNNNNNNNNNNNNNNNNNNNNNNNNNNNNNNNNNNNNNNNNNNNNNNNNNNNNNNNNNNNNNNNNNNNNNNNNNNNNNNNNNNNNNNNNNNNNNNNNNNNNNNNNNNNNNNNNNNNNNNNNNNNNNNNNNNNNNNNNNNNNNNNNNNNNNNNNNNNNNNNNNNNNNNNNNNNNNNNNNNNNNNNNNNNNNNNNNNNNNNNNNNNNNNNNNNNNNNNNNNNNNNNNNNNNNNNNNNNNNNNNNNNNNNNNNNNNNNNNNNNNNNNNNNNNNNNNNNNNNNNNNNNNNNNNNNNNNNNNNNNNNNNNNNNNNNNNNNNNNNNNNNNNNNNNNNNNNNNNNNNNNNNNNNNNNNNNNNNNNNNNNNNNNNNNNNNNNNNNNNNNNNNNNNNNNNNNNNNNNNNNNNNNNNNNNNNNNNNNNNNNNNNNNNNNNNNNNNNNNNNNNNNNNNNNNNNNNNNNNNNNNNNNNNNNNNNNNNNNNNNNNNNNNNNNNNNNNNNNNNNNNNNNNNNNNNNNNNNNNNNNNNNNNNNNNNNNNNNNNNNNNNNNNNNNNNNNNNNNNNNNNNNNNNNNNNNNNNNNNNNNNNNNNNNNNNNNNNNNNNNNNNNNNNNNNNNNNNNNNNNNNNNNNNNNNNNNNNNNNNNNNNNNNNNNNNNNNNNNNNNNNNNNNNNNNNNNNNNNNNNNNNNNNNNNNNNNNNNNNNNNNNNNNNNNNNNNNNNNNNNNNNNNNNNNNNNNNNNNNNNNNNNNNNNNNNNNNNNNNNNNNNNNNNNNNNNNNNNNNNNNNNNNNNNNNNNNNNNNNNNNNNNNNNNNNNNNNNNNNNNNNNNNNNNNNNNNNNNNNNNNNNNNNNNNNNNNNNNNNNNNNNNNNNNNNNNNNNNNNNNNNNNNNNNNNNNNNNNNNNNNNNNNNNNNNNNNNNNNNNNNNNNNNNNNNNNNNNNNNNNNNNNNNNNNNNNNNNNNNNNNNNNNNNNNNNNNNNNNNNNNNNNNNNNNNNNNNNNNNNNNNNNNNNNNNNNNNNNNNNNNNNNNNNNNNNNNNNNNNNNNNNNNNNNNNNNNNNNNNNNNNNNNNNNNNNNNNNNNNNNNNNNNNNNNNNNNNNNNNNNNNNNNNNNNNNNNNNNNNNNNNNNNNNNNNNNNNNNNNNNNNNNNNNNNNNNNNNNNNNNNNNNNNNNNNNNNNNNNNNNNNNNNNNNNNNNNNNNNNNNNNNNNNNNNNNNNNNNNNNNNNNNNNNNNNNNNNNNNNNNNNNNNNNNNNNNNNNNNNNNNNNNNNNNNNNNNNNNNNNNNNNNNNNNNNNNNNNNNNNNNNNNNNNNNNNNNNNNNNNNNNNNNNNNNNNNNNNNNNNNNNNNNNNNNNNNNNNNNNNNNNNNNNNNNNNNNNNNNNNNNNNNNNNNNNNNNNNNNNNNNNNNNNNNNNNNNNNTTAAAAAAAGACAACttcaaaatgcaattttaaataacCAAATTAGATCATTGAATTCATGTTGACATTCAATATCGAGTAAAAGTCAGTGGATCAGCAGATCACAGGTACTCAAAATGATCAGAAACGTAGTTATAATGAAAACCTGAATTATTTACCTACAGTAAATAAATGATGCTCACTTGGACAAGATACTTGTTAATACAGCAAACTCAGCTTATTGTAATAGTTTGCAAAATGTCAAAGTAATCCTGACATAGCTTCAACTTGACAAACTGCGCTTAAAaagtatttgatttttttaaaaatctgggatCCAATGCACTATATTATGGAGAAAGGGACCCTTGCCCATAATGCCAGGCGAGTGGTCTTCCCATTGATTAGGGAAGATCACTAGGCAGCATTTATACATCATTTCATGGCCTGTGGAGTGGTATCAGATGAGACAAATGGATATTGTCCCCACCCTCATCTTGGCTTAAATTTGAATAAACTACTGCACTCGCCTAAAGAAAGAAACCTATAGGATGGGGAAAAATGATATTTGTACTGACACTCCaactttgaataaaaaaaaagacattacgCTTTAAAACTGATCCAAAATTAACCCTGAAACTGAAATGCAAAACTGCCGTAAGTGGCTGATCAGGGAAAGACACGGCAGTTTACAGTCCAGATTAGACTACAGAAGTCTGTGTTGAAGTGACTGATTTCAGCAAGGGCACACAACCAACTAGAGCATGGTGTGGGGGTGACATTTTCCTGGAGTTCTCAAATTATTTGGTGACTCCTGCTGTTGACATACATGGTGGTCAGGGGAGGGCAGGACCAGGCTCAGCTGCACATGCTTCATGATCAAATATTTCGTAGATGTTGACCATCTAGGATCGCACAAAGGATAATTATAGGTGTGAAAACTGGAACAGCAGTGATGTTTGTATAATGTACTGAAAAGCATTGAAGGATCATATACACTTTGTGAGAGCCTACTGTTTACCCAAAGCAGCAAGATGGTCAACAGCAGTGAGCTAAACGTGTGGATGAACAAATCTTTAAACTGGAATGCTGATATAAAACAAAGATTCTGTAATCCTATATGTTGGGGTGATATATTGTTTACTTTAAATATTAAATTTGTACCAGACTTTAGTTAAGCTACATTAATTACTCAACACAGTTTTAAAGAAAGTCTGAAGATGAGTCtgagaatcctggaactccttatCGAATAGAACTGTGTGCGCCACAcaaactgtagcagttcaaggtggTTTACCAGGTAttcccacatccagtgaatgttGAAAAACAGAACGCAGGACCATAGGTATGAAGAGATTCACAAATACAACATATTGTGTTTGGAATTTCTCTCCCAAGAGTGATGTAAGCAAAAtccataacatttaaaaagaaaaatgaacaaaagttttaaaatattacaggTTTTGGGGAAGGGCATGGAAATGAGACAAAATGATAGGGCGCCCAAGAGGAGTCAAATTGGACTCCAAGTTAatgctttttctctctccatagataccgctaaatctgctgagtttctccagcatcttgtcTTGATTTCAGATCTGTAGCATCCACAGCACTTTGCTttgataaagatttaaaaatacaGACAGCGGGCATAAAGGCAAATCAAATGACTGCTTTCCAATgctataaaattctatgattaCTTGGATATGGAACACAGGGATTGTGCAtaaaaaggaaatagggaaaggGGATTAAGGCAAAGAGTTCAAGTCAGCCTGGAATCATAGCACAAAAAGAAAATGGTACagcaattcagcaggtctgacagtaacAGAGAAGAGTCAACGTTGAGTGTGGGATGACAAGAAAATGGGTCAAAATGGATGGATTCCAAGGTCATCAaaccagacttttaaaaattcattctatttctctccacaaatggtaccacacctgctgagtttcttcagcatctgTTGTACTTTGAATTTATTTTAGTATCATGAGCACAATGAACCTGGGGTTCAATAACATCTGTAATTCTACTGGTTGCCCTAATTCAGAGAACTTACCTTGTTCAAGGATTTGGGACAAAGCATTGGGAAGAGGAGAAGGCATGTCATGCATTTTGAATTTTTGACACCTGAGGAACTCTTGCCTTGGCTTGCGGATGCAGAAAACATCAGGTGTTTTGAAAACTGCAAGAGACTGTGTGCAAACAAAGTAATATCCAGTTGGATTGATTACAAGAATAGGTGCTGTTCTCCATTCACACAACTACCCAGACATCTAAATGTTTTCTTGGTCTAGAAAATACATGTTTGGAAAATGCTTcattttatagttttttttaaagtagtaatCATGACAGGAAACATGATGGTTTTTATATTCACAGGTAGTAAAGTCGGTCTGCCAATGCCAGACTGGGTTCCCGATGAATACTTTGTCCCACTAAGAATGCAAGCTTGTGTGCATACTGGCAGGGGGCAGGCACACGAATAACACCCtaaaaaacaaagaaacagttTATTCACAAACATTTTAGGTCTTTGTGAGCACAAAACTTCCAAGTTACATTCAGTATTTGAGATGTCAATACTTATTTTGTATGAAATGCAGTCATTCACTTTTTGAAGTGCAAGAAAGTGCCACCCATCCCTTCATAACCACCTAAAGGAGAGTTTAAAAATTAATGCAAATTAGGAGTAGGCCagcagcccctcaagcctgctctctCATTTGATTTCACAGGCTGATCTGATTAGAAAGCATTCCTACCCTGCTCCCAAAACCCTTTAGCCACCTACTtgccaaaaatctatctacctctgccttaaaaatattcaaaaacacaACTTGGACTACTTTTGAGGAAGACAGTTTCAAATAAGACAATATTTTTCATCATCCCTGTATTAAATGTGTTAAGACAAAGTAAGTAGAAATTTAATAAACTATGTAACCAATATTCGAAACCACTCAAgatatgattctataattctaattgGGAGTTTTCTAGCTGAACAACTTTATTAAGAAAAGCAATGTTGAAATTCATTCAGGAAATGTTCACTTGTGTAAAGCAGTCTAAGTGGCATAGTATTAGAAACAATCAATCAATGCTTGGCCTCAACTCTGCCTAGCATATTATTCAAACATAAAACAAACAGCTGTCTAAGAGACCCTTAAATTTACTTTCTATTTCAATTTCGAACTACATATTCTGGCCCaatttttctgaattaatttaATATATAGTTTGAAGTAAACTTGtcttttcctttttacattttCTAAAAAAATCTTTGATCTTGCCAATAACTTCTAACTGCATACATGTTCTCAACAAACATCAGCTAAAGATATTTGAGGGGTAGAATGAATGATTACGACAACAGCAGGGTTCAAAACTAAAATACATGGCTCAATGTTCAATTGTTCATCAAGAAACTACAATTCAAATCTTTTGTGATAAATGGATGTTAAGATTTGCAGAATATAAGCAGACAGTCCAGTTTCAACTCAGTTTGTAGTGTCTCCCCCTTTGGTGAACAGTAGCCTCAAAAATCTGGCAGTTGGAAGATTGAACAGCATTTAATTTAGATTTAAGGTAGAACTACTTTGAAAACGTTGGAAGAGTCAAGCCTCCAGCATGATCAGTTCTATTAACTGAAAGAGGAGATTATCTCACTCACCGGCCAATTGTAATACATGTGGCACAGCTTGTAGGTTAGTCGCTGCATGTAATCTGGTTTCAagttgctgctgtcatacactaCATTGTAGTGTGTCGGTGTAACTGTACCAACcttcactgactgactgactataTAGAAGTCATACCTGACCCAAGAAAagcagacagttaagagtcaaatgtTTAAAATCCAATAAGCGAGTCAAAAATTATGCTCAAAACGTTTAACAATACTTTACCATTCTggtcgtgtgacatctgtgtcaATGACAGTGCCAGGAGGTGGGTTCTGTAATCTTCCACCAGCTTGTGAAAAAAACCTTGCATTAACACGCTTCTTTACAACAATTACTGACAGCTTTGGACTGAAAAAGAAACACTTGTTAGAGGTACCAACAGATAAAAATTGTACTTTTTAGGAGTTTTAGAATTTGCACAACTCACTTGTAGTCAGTCAGGTATTTCAAACAATCTAGCAGCTGTGGAACCTCATAATTTACGACAGTGTTCAGCTGTCCATCACCAACTCCATCACG from Chiloscyllium plagiosum isolate BGI_BamShark_2017 unplaced genomic scaffold, ASM401019v2 scaf_7199, whole genome shotgun sequence harbors:
- the LOC122548063 gene encoding piwi-like protein 1 codes for the protein ALKTWHAHNKCLPGRIIVYRDGVGDGQLNTVVNYEVPQLLDCLKYLTDYNPKLSVIVVKKRVNARFFSQAGGRLQNPPPGTVIDTDVTRPEWYDFYIVSQSVKVGTVTPTHYNVVYDSSNLKPDYMQRLTYKLCHMYYNWPGVIRVPAPCQYAHKLAFLVGQSIHREPSLALADRLYYL